A genome region from Musa acuminata AAA Group cultivar baxijiao chromosome BXJ3-5, Cavendish_Baxijiao_AAA, whole genome shotgun sequence includes the following:
- the LOC135638496 gene encoding probable trehalose-phosphate phosphatase F, whose translation MDLKSNHSSPVFTDPVHLSKSRLGLPSNIAPYSTAAQPYSSSGLCLQIPRRKVGKLDDVRASGWLDAMKSSSPPRKKLSKDLISESQSDETDAAYLTWMISCPSALNSFHIITTYAKCKSVVLFLDYDGTLSPIVDNPDAAFMSTAMRAAVKIAAKCFPTAIISGRSRDKVYEFVRLSELCYAGSHGMDIMGPLRESEYVGDHPHCIRTTDEQGKEVHLFQPASEFVPMINEVYKSLLDITKNIIGVKVENNKFCVSVHYRNVDEKMWEEVGKHVFDLLKDFSRLQVTHGRKVLEVRPVIDWNKGKAVEFLLESLGLSHRDDILPIYIGDDRTDEDAFKVLRDCNRGFGILVSTVPKETNAFYSLRDPSEVQEFLKSLVRWKNSASSQTEGSTATV comes from the exons ATGGATTTGAAGTCAAACCATAGTTCCCCTGTTTTCACCGATCCTGTACATTTGAGCAAGTCAAGGTTGGGCTTGCCTTCTAACATAGCACCATATTCTACAGCAGCACAACCGTATTCGTCTTCTGGTTTGTGTCTACAGATTCCCAGAAGAAAAGTGGGTAAACTAGATGATGTCCGTGCTAGTGGTTGGCTGGATGCCATGAAATCCTCATCACCTCCTCGCAAAAAGCTAAGCAAGGACTTGATCTCTGAATCTCAGTCAGATGAAACTGATGCTGCATATCTCACATGGATG ATAAGCTGTCCATCTGCTTTAAACTCGTTTCACATAATCACAACCTATGCCAAGTGCAAGAGTGTTGTATTGTTTTTGGACTATGACGGAACTCTTTCACCTATAGTGGACAACCCTGATGCTGCATTTATGTCCACTGCT ATGCGAGCTGCTGTGAAAATAGCTGCTAAGTGCTTCCCAACTGCAATTATTAGTGGAAGGTCCCGTGATAAG GTGTATGAGTTTGTGAGGTTATCGGAACTGTGCTATGCTGGTAGTCATGGGATGGACATAATGGGCCCACTAAGAGAATCTGAGTATGTCGGTGACCATCCGCACTGTATCAGGACAACTGATGAGCAG GGTAAAGAGGTACATCTTTTCCAGCCTGCAAGTGAGTTTGTACCAATGATCAATGAG GTTTACAAATCCCTCTTAGATATCACTAAAAATATCATTGGTGTCAAAGTTGAGAACAACAAGTTTTGTGTCTCCGTACATTATCGCAATGTTGATGAAAAG atgTGGGAAGAAGTTGGAAAGCATGTGTTTGACCTTTTGAAGGACTTTTCCCGTTTGCAAGTTACACATGGGCGTAAG GTTTTAGAAGTTCGTCCTGTTATTGACTGGAACAAGGGCAAAGCCGTCGAGTTTCTGCTTGAATCCCTCGGGCTTAGCCATCGTGATGACATACTCCCAATTTACATTGGAGATGACCGTACTGATGAGGATGCATTCAAG GTATTGAGAGATTGTAACCGTGGATTTGGTATTCTAGTCTCGACCGTGCCAAAAGAAACTAATGCCTTCTACTCTCTGAGAGACCCATCTGAG GTACAAGAATTTCTCAAGTCCCTGGTGAGATGGAAGAATTCCGCATCATCACAAACTGAAGGCTCTACAGCCACAGTATAA
- the LOC103985008 gene encoding uncharacterized protein LOC103985008, translating to MATGWVKSLHCKSNAVDDVVYPRTPSSSSAKKPLLSSVYCGHTSHAVKDVFPFPKCPSSSSLPKKRRPKTGRKPKPGLAHPAASPAAGLVGPARSDPFPTLAELPAGHSSRRVVEIIFSSSWSSSSSGAAAAFPGEIEMLFRVHNPVRTVARFEEHRAAVRAGASRSDDARCAADGNEMMRFHCGVGGGVVYDAGVACSVMRSAGKKLVGVRTFAGSGGAHASGGGGAGRRAMLVCRVIAGRVRAESDTESQVESVSLGDGELVVFDPMAVLPCFLIIYKL from the coding sequence ATGGCGACGGGGTGGGTTAAGTCGCTGCACTGCAAGTCCAACGCCGTGGACGACGTCGTCTACCCCCGGACGCCGTCTTCGTCTTCTGCTAAGAAGCCGCTGCTTTCCTCCGTCTACTGCGGCCACACCTCCCACGCCGTTAAGGACGTCTTCCCTTTTCCTAAatgcccctcctcctcctcgctcccTAAGAAGCGCCGGCCTAAGACGGGGCGCAAGCCCAAACCGGGGCTTGCTCACCCAGCCGCCTCGCCCGCGGCGGGGCTCGTCGGGCCCGCCCGCTCAGACCCCTTCCCGACACTGGCGGAGCTGCCCGCCGGCCACTCCTCGCGACGGGTGGTGGAGATCATCTTCAGCTCGAGCTGGTCCTCCTCCTCGTCCGGTGCCGCCGCCGCGTTCCCGGGCGAGATCGAGATGCTGTTCCGGGTCCACAACCCGGTGCGGACGGTGGCCCGTTTCGAGGAGCACCGGGCGGCCGTCCGCGCGGGGGCCTCCCGGTCCGACGACGCCCGGTGCGCCGCCGACGGCAATGAGATGATGCGGTTCCACTGCGGGGTCGGCGGGGGAGTCGTGTACGACGCCGGGGTGGCGTGCAGCGTGATGCGGTCAGCGGGGAAGAAGCTGGTGGGCGTCCGGACCTTCGCGGGGAGCGGCGGCGCGCACGCTAGCGGGGGCGGCGGGGCGGGGCGGAGGGCGATGCTGGTGTGCCGAGTCATCGCGGGCCGGGTCAGGGCCGAGTCAGACACCGAGTCACAGGTCGAGTCGGTGAGCCTAGGGGACGGGGAGCTCGTGGTATTCGATCCCATGGCGGTGCTCCCTTGTTTCCTCATCATCTACAAGCTCTAA
- the LOC103985009 gene encoding uncharacterized protein LOC103985009 produces MADPNSPRHLSKLPPQALSTPTSMTQHLSRKFNSSYLHKAVFFSVIIALVSLFPSRAPEFVNQSILSRTWELLHLLFVGIAISYGLFSRRNADFDAGKETVVKAENHDSYLSHVLHGSSVFDDDEFYGMQEILGETKTRTWSSQYRRNEPVVVIANESTESSHATGRPLFLPVRSLKSHIQDDMDAPSVSIDGTDETVEAGEGGVVPSPVSWRSSSGRMEMMDEPGSSTGMVVPPCSSSSLPPPYLDDHPNLSKTPSFRSSKTPSPNRSSLSPQLRAKSGEEMRNTMAFYKFSPPPPPPPPPPPPFTSHGCPSTAHKEIIRKTFKDELEDLSRRVRTGGQASTDIVFDLFESATKPKNSVDGSSVGRCLRTTVDPATKIDSDQFLGHEAEKVVVPPADSAAAAAESSAKEHAFSSAAQPRGANENEVDKKADEFIAKFRKQITLQRSESAQLAAAKC; encoded by the coding sequence ATGGCTGACCCTAACTCTCCTCGCCACCTCTCCAAGCTTCCACCTCAAGCTCTGAGCACTCCAACGTCAATGACTCAGCACCTCTCACGAAAATTCAATTCCAGTTACCTTCACAAGGCCGTCTTCTTCTCCGTGATCATCGCACTCGTCTCCCTCTTCCCGTCCCGGGCGCCCGAGTTCGTGAACCAGAGCATCCTCTCGAGGACCTGGGAGCTCCTCCACCTTCTCTTCGTGGGGATCGCCATATCCTACGGCCTGTTCAGCCGCCGGAATGCTGACTTTGACGCGGGGAAGGAGACCGTGGTGAAGGCGGAGAACCACGATTCCTACTTGTCTCATGTGCTGCATGGTTCGTCGGTGTTCGACGACGATGAGTTCTACGGCATGCAAGAAATCCTCGGCGAGACCAAGACGCGGACTTGGAGTTCGCAGTACCGCCGAAATGAGCCGGTGGTTGTCATCGCAAATGAAAGCACCGAGAGCAGCCATGCCACCGGCAGGCCGCTCTTCTTGCCGGTGCGGAGCTTGAAGTCGCACATCCAGGACGACATGGATGCTCCCTCTGTGTCAATCGATGGGACCGACGAAACCGTGGAGGCTGGCGAGGGTGGCGTCGTTCCCTCGCCCGTTTCATGGAGATCGAGCTCGGGAAGGATGGAGATGATGGATGAACCGGGGTCTAGCACAGGTATGGTCGTCCCACCTTGTTCCTCTTCGTCTCTGCCACCTCCATACTTGGACGACCATCCAAATCTTTCCAAGACTCCATCTTTCCGATCGTCCAAGACCCCCTCGCCGAATAGGTCCTCTCTTTCGCCGCAACTGAGGGCCAAAAGCGGTGAGGAAATGAGGAACACGATGGCCTTCTACAAGTTCTCTCCGCCCcctccacccccacccccacccccaccgcCATTTACCAGCCATGGATGTCCATCCACTGCACACAAAGAGATCATAAGAAAGACCTTCAAAGATGAACTGGAGGACTTGAGCAGGAGGGTGAGGACAGGTGGCCAAGCAAGCACCGACATCGTCTTCGATCTCTTCGAGTCAGCAACAAAACCAAAGAACAGCGTCGACGGCTCTTCTGTTGGAAGATGTTTGAGAACGACGGTAGATCCTGCAACAAAGATAGACTCGGATCAGTTTTTAGGCCACGAAGCTGAGAAAGTGGTGGTTCCTCCTGCtgattctgctgctgctgctgctgagtcATCTGCCAAGGAACATGCCTTCAGCTCGGCAGCACAACCGAGAGGAGCAAATGAGAACGAAGTGGACAAGAAGGCGGATGAGTTCATAGCCAAGTTCAGAAAGCAGATCACACTTCAGAGATCTGAATCAGCTCAGCTGGCGGCAGCCAAGTGTTGA